A single Pseudomonas putida DNA region contains:
- a CDS encoding HugZ family protein yields MSTNAIRPARELLLKEYRGVLSTHSKSMPGFPFGSVVPYCLDAEGNPLILISRIAQHTHNLLKDPKCSLLVGEREAEDVQAVGRLTVMAEAHKLVDEAAIEAAAERYYRYFPDAANYHKAHDFDFWVLQPVRHRYIGGFGAIHWLDQVTLANPFAGKAEASMIEHMNSDHANAIAHYVELSDLPRSAAAQMVGIDSEGMHLRIGQGIYWLAFPAPCNTPTQVREALVLLARADQWPVATEVEA; encoded by the coding sequence GTGAGTACCAACGCCATCCGCCCCGCCCGGGAACTGCTGCTCAAGGAATACCGCGGCGTGCTCTCGACCCATTCCAAGTCCATGCCGGGCTTCCCCTTCGGTTCGGTTGTGCCGTACTGCCTCGATGCCGAAGGCAATCCGCTGATCCTCATCAGCCGCATCGCCCAGCACACCCACAACCTGCTCAAAGACCCGAAGTGCTCGCTGCTGGTGGGTGAGCGTGAGGCCGAGGACGTGCAGGCGGTAGGCCGCCTGACGGTCATGGCCGAAGCGCACAAGCTGGTCGACGAGGCCGCCATCGAAGCGGCGGCCGAGCGCTACTACCGCTATTTCCCCGATGCCGCCAACTACCACAAGGCCCACGATTTCGACTTCTGGGTCCTGCAGCCAGTGCGCCATCGCTACATCGGCGGCTTCGGTGCCATTCACTGGCTCGACCAGGTGACCCTGGCCAACCCGTTCGCAGGCAAGGCCGAGGCGAGCATGATCGAGCACATGAACAGCGACCATGCCAATGCCATCGCCCATTACGTCGAGCTGAGCGACCTGCCGCGCAGCGCAGCGGCGCAGATGGTCGGCATCGACAGCGAAGGCATGCACCTGCGCATCGGCCAGGGTATCTACTGGTTGGCGTTCCCCGCTCCTTGCAACACGCCGACACAAGTCCGAGAAGCCCTGGTTTTGCTGGCGCGCGCCGACCAATGGCCGGTTGCGACTGAAGTCGAGGCTTGA
- a CDS encoding FxsA family protein yields the protein MRAFLLLFLLFPVLELFVFVKVSAAIGFFPALLLIIAGSALGVLVVRVAGLATALRARESLQRGELPAEDMFQGLMLAVGGGLLLLPGFISDVLGLLCLLPFTRHLAARKMRERAQAQAMRERAFQDDPFQAQPRDGGHRPNVIEGEYERRDK from the coding sequence ATGCGTGCTTTTCTATTGCTGTTTCTGTTGTTCCCAGTGCTGGAGCTGTTCGTATTCGTCAAGGTCAGTGCGGCCATCGGTTTCTTTCCGGCGCTGCTGCTGATCATCGCCGGCTCCGCCCTGGGTGTGCTGGTGGTGCGCGTGGCGGGCCTCGCCACTGCCCTGCGTGCCCGTGAAAGCCTGCAGCGTGGCGAACTGCCCGCCGAGGACATGTTCCAGGGCCTGATGCTGGCCGTAGGCGGTGGTCTGCTGCTGCTGCCAGGCTTCATCAGCGACGTGCTGGGCCTGCTGTGCCTGCTGCCGTTCACCCGCCACCTGGCTGCCCGCAAGATGCGTGAGCGTGCGCAAGCCCAGGCCATGCGCGAGCGTGCGTTCCAGGATGATCCGTTCCAGGCGCAGCCGCGTGATGGCGGCCATCGCCCGAACGTGATCGAAGGCGAGTACGAGCGCCGCGACAAATAG
- a CDS encoding co-chaperone GroES codes for MKLRPLHDRVVIRRSEEESKTAGGIVLPGSAAEKPNRGEVVAVGTGRVLENGEVRALAVKVGDKVVFGPYSGSNTVKVDGEDLLVMAENEILAVIEG; via the coding sequence ATGAAGCTTCGTCCTCTGCATGACCGCGTAGTCATCCGTCGCAGCGAAGAAGAATCGAAAACCGCTGGCGGTATCGTCCTGCCGGGTTCGGCCGCTGAAAAACCAAACCGCGGCGAAGTCGTTGCTGTTGGCACCGGTCGCGTCCTGGAAAACGGCGAAGTACGTGCGCTGGCCGTCAAAGTCGGTGACAAAGTGGTTTTCGGCCCTTACTCGGGCAGCAACACCGTGAAAGTCGATGGCGAAGACCTGCTGGTCATGGCCGAGAACGAAATCCTCGCCGTCATCGAAG